The Hahella sp. HNIBRBA332 genome window below encodes:
- the gyrA gene encoding DNA gyrase subunit A: MAELAKEILPVNIEDELKQSYLDYAMSVIVGRALPDARDGLKPVHRRVLFAMNELGNDWNKSYKKSARVVGDVIGKYHPHGDSAVYDTIVRMAQPFSLRYTLVDGQGNFGSIDGDSAAAMRYTEIRMEKIAHEMLADLDKETVDFAPNYDGSEQIPVVLPTKVPNLLVNGSSGIAVGMATNIPPHNLTEVVNGCLAYLDNSDITIDELMEFIPGPDFPTAAIINGRAGILEAYRTGRGRIYIRARYEIEQDKKTGKETIVITEIPYQVNKAKLVEKIAELVKEKKVEGITELRDESSKEGMRVVIELRRGENADVLMNNLFALTPLETVFGINMVALINGEPKLLNLKDCIECFVRHRREVVTRRTIYELRKARERGHILEGQAVALANIDPVIAVIKASSTGAEAKERLMAQGWSPGAVTGMLERAGEDACRPDDLAPEFGLRDGLYFLSEVQAQSILDLRLQKLTGLEIEKINDEYRSIIEQIAELLEILQNPERLMEVIREELEAVREEFGDARVTEITASKRDLTIADLIAEEDMVVTLSHKGYAKTQPLEAYQAQKRGGKGKAATAIRDEDFVEKLLIANSHDTILCFTSHGKLYWLKTYEIPQASRISRGRPIVNILPLAEDERITTMLPVREYAADHYVFMATRQGTVKKTPLENFSRPRSSGLIALALDEGDMLIGAAITDGKKDVMLFSSSGKAIRFNEDDVRPMGRTARGVRGIRMAEGQAVVSLIIPQEDAFILTASRKGYGKRTAVSEFPVYGRGGQGVIAIQCSERNGDLVSAVQVISGDQLMLISNQGTLVRTRADEVSIVGRNTQGVRLIRLSESEDLVGVERIAEPEEDEGEFPGEEGEGAEVANEDVLDSDEAGEEGSEAEE, translated from the coding sequence ATGGCTGAACTCGCCAAAGAAATACTTCCCGTCAATATTGAAGATGAACTGAAACAATCCTACCTCGACTACGCGATGAGCGTTATCGTAGGCCGTGCTTTGCCGGATGCGCGAGACGGCCTCAAGCCGGTGCATCGCCGCGTTTTGTTTGCGATGAACGAGCTGGGGAACGATTGGAACAAGTCGTATAAAAAATCCGCCCGTGTGGTTGGTGACGTCATCGGTAAATATCACCCGCATGGCGACTCTGCCGTATACGACACGATCGTGCGTATGGCGCAGCCCTTCTCGCTGCGATACACCCTGGTGGACGGGCAGGGTAACTTCGGCTCCATCGACGGCGATAGCGCAGCGGCAATGCGTTATACGGAAATCCGCATGGAGAAGATCGCCCACGAAATGCTGGCCGATCTCGATAAAGAAACGGTCGACTTCGCCCCTAACTACGACGGCTCTGAGCAGATTCCCGTCGTACTTCCGACCAAGGTTCCAAACCTGCTGGTAAATGGGTCCTCAGGCATCGCGGTAGGGATGGCGACGAACATTCCACCTCACAACCTGACCGAAGTGGTAAATGGATGTCTTGCTTACCTGGATAACAGTGACATAACCATCGATGAATTGATGGAGTTTATTCCGGGGCCTGATTTCCCTACTGCGGCCATCATTAATGGACGTGCGGGGATTTTGGAGGCGTACCGCACTGGTCGTGGCCGGATTTATATTCGCGCTCGCTATGAAATAGAGCAGGACAAGAAAACCGGTAAGGAAACGATTGTAATTACTGAGATTCCTTATCAGGTTAACAAGGCTAAGCTGGTTGAGAAAATCGCCGAGCTGGTCAAAGAGAAAAAGGTTGAAGGCATCACCGAGCTGCGCGATGAATCCAGCAAGGAAGGGATGAGGGTGGTTATTGAGCTGCGTCGCGGTGAAAACGCGGATGTGCTCATGAATAATCTGTTCGCCCTTACGCCGCTGGAAACCGTATTCGGCATCAACATGGTCGCCTTGATCAATGGCGAGCCCAAGCTGCTGAACCTGAAAGACTGTATTGAATGTTTTGTGCGTCATCGCCGTGAAGTGGTGACGCGCAGGACTATTTACGAGTTGCGTAAAGCCCGTGAGCGCGGCCACATCCTGGAAGGTCAGGCGGTGGCGCTGGCGAACATCGATCCGGTTATCGCTGTTATCAAGGCTTCTTCCACTGGCGCGGAAGCCAAAGAACGTTTGATGGCGCAAGGCTGGTCTCCGGGGGCCGTGACAGGCATGCTGGAGCGCGCAGGCGAAGACGCCTGTCGTCCTGATGACTTGGCGCCTGAGTTTGGTCTGCGTGATGGCCTGTATTTCCTGTCTGAAGTGCAGGCGCAGTCTATTCTGGACTTGCGTCTGCAAAAGCTGACTGGTCTGGAAATTGAAAAAATTAACGACGAGTACCGCAGCATCATCGAGCAAATTGCTGAGTTGCTGGAGATTCTGCAGAACCCAGAGCGTCTGATGGAGGTTATCCGTGAGGAACTGGAAGCTGTCCGCGAAGAATTTGGCGACGCTCGCGTTACGGAAATTACCGCTTCCAAGCGTGACCTCACGATTGCTGACCTGATCGCCGAAGAAGATATGGTGGTTACGCTGTCTCACAAAGGCTACGCCAAAACTCAGCCGCTGGAAGCTTATCAGGCGCAGAAACGAGGCGGCAAAGGCAAGGCCGCAACAGCGATTCGCGACGAAGACTTCGTCGAGAAACTTCTGATCGCCAATTCTCACGATACTATTTTGTGTTTCACCTCTCACGGTAAATTGTATTGGCTTAAGACCTACGAAATTCCTCAGGCCAGCCGTATTTCGCGTGGACGTCCGATCGTTAACATCTTGCCGCTGGCGGAAGATGAGCGCATCACCACCATGTTGCCGGTGCGTGAGTACGCCGCTGATCACTATGTGTTCATGGCGACTCGTCAGGGAACCGTCAAGAAAACGCCGTTGGAGAATTTCTCGCGCCCCCGCAGCAGCGGCTTGATCGCTTTGGCGCTGGATGAGGGCGACATGCTGATCGGCGCAGCCATTACTGACGGCAAGAAAGACGTCATGCTGTTCAGCAGCAGCGGCAAAGCCATTCGCTTCAATGAAGACGATGTGCGACCAATGGGGCGAACCGCTCGCGGCGTTAGAGGCATTCGTATGGCGGAAGGGCAAGCCGTCGTTTCCCTTATCATTCCGCAAGAAGACGCCTTCATACTTACAGCGAGCCGCAAAGGCTACGGTAAGCGGACTGCTGTATCCGAGTTCCCTGTTTACGGGCGTGGAGGTCAGGGCGTTATTGCTATCCAGTGCTCTGAACGTAACGGCGACTTGGTGAGCGCAGTGCAGGTAATCAGTGGCGATCAGCTCATGTTGATCAGTAACCAGGGAACACTGGTGCGGACGCGGGCGGACGAGGTCTCTATCGTTGGAAGAAATACCCAGGGCGTACGATTGATCCGTTTGTCCGAATCAGAAGACTTGGTTGGCGTAGAGCGGATTGCTGAGCCTGAAGAAGATGAGGGTGAATTCCCGGGCGAAGAAGGTGAAGGCGCTGAAGTTGCTAACGAAGATGTTTTGGACTCTGACGAAGCAGGTGAGGAAGGCTCCGAGGCGGAAGAATAA
- the serC gene encoding 3-phosphoserine/phosphohydroxythreonine transaminase gives MADRKFNFCAGPSALPTDVLLQAQAELLDWRGKGLSIMEMSHRSDDFVAVAVEAERDFRELMSVPDNYKVLFVQGGAATQFASVPLNLLKLGAEADYIDTGIWSKKAIAEAGRYLNVNVAASAKDSGYSRIPARSEWRLNESAGYVHYTPNETIGGVEFLDIPNVGDKPLVADMSSTILSRPVDISRFGVIYAGAQKNIGPAGLTLVIVREDLLGYASDSLPTMLNYKVASENDSMVNTPPTFAWYLAGLVFKWLKGKGGVQAMEAINCRKADKLYSYIDDSEFYANPIDPSCRSWMNVPFTLKDDSLDQKFLQEAEEAGLLNLQGHRSVGGMRASLYNALPEEAVDALLGFMQDFAGRNA, from the coding sequence ATGGCTGATAGAAAGTTTAATTTTTGCGCGGGTCCTTCTGCGCTGCCTACGGATGTGTTGTTACAGGCTCAGGCGGAACTACTGGATTGGCGGGGTAAAGGCCTGTCAATTATGGAGATGAGTCATCGCAGCGACGACTTTGTCGCTGTGGCGGTTGAGGCTGAGCGTGACTTTCGCGAGCTGATGTCCGTGCCAGACAATTACAAAGTGCTCTTTGTGCAGGGGGGGGCTGCGACTCAGTTTGCGTCAGTGCCGCTTAATCTGCTGAAGCTTGGCGCGGAGGCGGATTATATCGACACGGGTATTTGGTCGAAGAAGGCGATTGCTGAGGCTGGGCGTTACCTTAATGTGAATGTCGCGGCGTCAGCCAAAGACAGTGGCTATTCCCGCATTCCCGCTCGTAGCGAGTGGCGTTTGAATGAAAGTGCGGGCTATGTGCACTATACGCCAAATGAAACGATTGGCGGCGTTGAGTTTCTCGATATTCCTAACGTGGGTGATAAACCCTTGGTGGCGGACATGTCTTCCACCATATTGTCCCGTCCCGTAGATATCAGTCGCTTCGGCGTGATATACGCCGGCGCGCAGAAGAATATTGGTCCCGCTGGCCTGACGCTGGTTATCGTCCGGGAAGACTTGCTGGGATATGCTTCCGACAGTCTGCCCACCATGCTGAACTATAAAGTGGCCAGCGAAAACGACTCCATGGTCAATACACCGCCTACTTTTGCCTGGTATCTGGCTGGCTTGGTATTCAAGTGGCTGAAAGGAAAGGGCGGGGTGCAGGCTATGGAGGCGATAAACTGCCGCAAAGCCGACAAGCTTTATTCTTATATTGATGACAGCGAGTTTTATGCAAACCCGATAGATCCGTCTTGTCGTTCCTGGATGAATGTGCCTTTTACACTGAAAGACGACAGCCTGGATCAGAAGTTTTTGCAAGAAGCGGAAGAGGCTGGTTTGCTTAATCTGCAGGGGCATCGTTCGGTTGGTGGGATGCGCGCCAGTTTGTATAACGCATTGCCGGAAGAGGCGGTGGATGCGCTGCTTGGGTTTATGCAAGATTTCGCCGGGAGGAACGCCTGA